CACTATGATATTCCAAAAAGTGTAGAAGCGTATTATCAAGAAACGGGCCGTGCAGGGCGAGATAGCTTAGCAGCTGAAGCCGTTATGTACTTTGATCCTGCTGATATTCCCCGCGTTAGACGCTTTTTTGAAGATATTCCAGACGAGCAACGTCGTAAGGTTGAAGAGCAACGGTTTCAGGCGATGTCGAGCTTTGCTGAAGCGCAAACCTGTCGTCGTCAAATTTTGCTCAATTACTTCAGCGAATATCAACGTGAAGCATGCGGTAACTGTGATATTTGCCTTAACCCTCCGAAACAATTTGATGGCACATTAGTCGCCCAACAAGCGTTATCGTGCGTATACCGCGCAGAGCAACGCTTTGGCATTGGTTACATTGTGGATATTTTGCGTGGGGCAAATACTGCAAGGATCAGAGAACAAAACCACCATACCCTCTCAACCTATGGGATCGGGAAAGAGCACAGCAATGAGTTTTGGCTGAGTATCTTACGCCAATTGATCCACCATGGTTTATTGAGTCAAGATATTACTCAAGGTGCAACGCTTAGGTTAACAGAAGCGGCCCGTGCCGTGCTGCGCGGTGAATACGTGCTACAACTCGCAGAGCCAAGACTCATAGCTAAGCATGTCTATCAAGATAAACTGGCTCAGTTTAATTACGACAAGAAATTATTTGCTAAGCTTCGTGCACTCAGAAAGCAGCTCGCAGATGAAGATGATGTACCGCCGTATGTTGTATTTAACGACCGAACGTTGGCTGAAATGGCACAAAGAACGCCAACAACTGATAGCGAGTTTTTGCAAGTGTCTGGTGTCGGTTTTACTAAGCTCAGCAAGTACGGCGCCCCTTTCATGCAGCTCATTCGTAATTATTTGGAAAGAGAATAATGACCACACTCACTTTGGATAATTCACACGAGGTGATTATCATCAACTGTGAAATTACACCTCAAGATGACGAATTTGAAATTTGGGGCCGAATATTCTTACATCAAGATGAGATTCAATTAATTGAGTTCTCTGCTGGTGCAGACAGGCATCAATGGCGTTTTTCATATAAAAACTGTAATTTTAATTTAAATTTTGAACATTACAGTGAGAGCGTGTGGATAGCTCCTGA
This portion of the Pseudoalteromonas sp. GCY genome encodes:
- a CDS encoding DUF3630 family protein, translating into MTTLTLDNSHEVIIINCEITPQDDEFEIWGRIFLHQDEIQLIEFSAGADRHQWRFSYKNCNFNLNFEHYSESVWIAPDGVDALELLPFLRQQLSR